The following proteins are encoded in a genomic region of Nonomuraea muscovyensis:
- a CDS encoding SDR family oxidoreductase, with translation MLPVVRPLTPCHSQAGHIVLKGMTNSQQTTVLITGGNKGLGFEAARRLGAQGWTIFLGSRDEGRGRAAADKLADGGATVVMVPLDVTSDESVTDAVRLVREHTDRLDVLINNAGTPGKVMTPADATVEEIHSVYDTNVYGPIRVTHAFLPLLRAADHPRVVMVSSGGGSFAVVTDPEQPVSKMHELAYSSSKAALNMITVRYAQALPEIKFNIATPGEVANHTFAATDMNNHTGQLTVTEGTDSILRLAMIDADGPTGIFVDRLGPVAW, from the coding sequence ATGCTCCCCGTGGTGAGGCCGCTCACACCGTGTCACAGCCAGGCGGGGCACATCGTCTTAAAGGGCATGACAAACTCGCAACAGACCACGGTGTTGATCACCGGCGGCAACAAGGGACTCGGTTTCGAGGCGGCCCGGCGGCTCGGTGCACAGGGTTGGACGATCTTCCTCGGCTCGCGGGACGAAGGTCGAGGACGGGCAGCCGCCGACAAGCTGGCCGACGGTGGCGCGACCGTGGTCATGGTCCCGCTGGACGTGACCTCGGACGAGTCGGTGACCGACGCCGTACGGCTCGTCCGGGAGCACACCGACCGGCTGGATGTGCTGATCAACAACGCCGGCACGCCAGGAAAGGTCATGACGCCGGCAGACGCGACGGTCGAGGAGATTCATTCCGTCTACGACACCAACGTGTACGGACCGATCAGGGTCACGCACGCGTTCCTGCCCCTGCTGCGGGCGGCGGACCATCCGCGGGTGGTGATGGTGTCCAGCGGTGGCGGTTCCTTCGCCGTCGTGACCGATCCAGAACAGCCCGTCTCGAAAATGCACGAGCTCGCCTACAGCTCGTCGAAAGCGGCGCTGAACATGATCACCGTCCGGTACGCCCAGGCGCTCCCGGAGATCAAATTCAACATCGCCACTCCCGGAGAAGTCGCAAACCACACATTCGCCGCCACCGACATGAACAATCACACCGGTCAGCTGACGGTCACCGAGGGCACCGACTCGATCCTGCGACTCGCGATGATCGACGCCGACG
- the qcrB gene encoding cytochrome bc1 complex cytochrome b subunit, with protein MRTGPKAVPGTIARTSSFLDDRLGAARFLNRNLRKIFPDHWSFLLGEIALYAFVILLLTGTFLTFWFKPSMGHVVYDGGYAPLRGVEMSQAYASTLEITFEVRGGLLIRQVHHWSALLFIGGMMVHALRVFFTGAYRKPRELTWVIGVTMLALALLEGLTGYSLPDDLLSGAGLRVTEGVLMSLPLVGTYLTFFLFGGEYPGEDVVSRFYALHILLIPGALLVLMSAHLVLMWVQKHTQMPGRGRTRTNVVGAPLYPSFAAKTSAFFLFTLAAVAGLGTFAQINPVWLYGPYSPADISAGSQPDFYLGFLEGALRLMPAWEVNLLGTAQAGTVPLSVVIPALVPLGVVLTGMLLYPFIEQWITGDKREHHILERPRNNPHRTSIGMTAVVFYGVLWLLGSNDELASTFHISLNATTYAGRVLVIAGPVLAYLITYRICLGLQRSDAELVGHGVPTGVIRRLPGGTFTETHTPLAEDIEAHLRAKEAVPVLGAHHASGIPPARVRSPLGRLRALMSAAYGGQKVALDEEPDRSLTH; from the coding sequence ATGCGAACCGGACCGAAGGCGGTCCCGGGCACCATCGCCCGGACATCATCGTTCCTTGACGACCGCCTGGGAGCGGCCCGCTTCCTGAACCGCAACCTGCGCAAGATCTTCCCCGATCACTGGTCCTTCCTGCTGGGCGAGATCGCGCTCTACGCGTTCGTCATCCTGTTGCTCACCGGCACGTTCCTGACGTTCTGGTTCAAGCCGAGCATGGGCCACGTGGTCTACGACGGCGGCTATGCGCCGTTGCGGGGCGTGGAGATGTCGCAGGCGTACGCCTCCACGCTGGAGATCACCTTCGAGGTGCGCGGCGGGCTGCTCATCAGGCAGGTCCACCACTGGTCGGCGCTGCTGTTCATCGGCGGCATGATGGTCCACGCGCTGCGGGTGTTCTTCACCGGCGCCTACCGCAAGCCGCGCGAGCTCACCTGGGTCATCGGCGTCACGATGCTCGCGCTGGCCCTGCTGGAGGGGTTGACGGGCTACTCACTGCCGGATGATCTGCTGTCGGGTGCCGGCCTGCGGGTCACCGAGGGCGTGCTCATGTCGCTGCCACTGGTCGGTACCTACCTGACCTTCTTCTTGTTCGGCGGGGAGTATCCGGGTGAGGACGTCGTCTCCCGGTTCTACGCGCTGCACATCCTGCTGATTCCGGGGGCGCTGCTGGTGCTGATGTCGGCGCATCTGGTGCTGATGTGGGTGCAGAAACACACCCAGATGCCGGGCAGGGGCCGCACCCGCACGAACGTGGTAGGCGCTCCGCTGTATCCGTCGTTCGCGGCCAAGACCAGTGCGTTCTTCCTGTTCACCCTGGCCGCGGTGGCCGGGCTGGGCACCTTCGCCCAGATCAACCCCGTGTGGCTGTACGGCCCCTACAGCCCGGCCGACATCTCGGCCGGCTCCCAGCCCGACTTCTACCTGGGCTTCCTGGAGGGCGCGCTGCGCCTGATGCCCGCCTGGGAGGTCAACCTCCTCGGCACCGCCCAAGCGGGCACGGTGCCGTTGAGCGTGGTCATCCCGGCGCTGGTGCCGCTGGGCGTCGTCCTCACCGGGATGCTGCTCTACCCGTTCATCGAACAGTGGATCACCGGCGACAAGCGGGAGCACCACATCCTGGAGCGCCCCCGCAACAACCCGCACCGCACCTCGATCGGCATGACCGCCGTCGTCTTCTACGGCGTGCTGTGGCTGCTGGGGTCCAACGACGAGCTCGCGTCCACCTTCCACATCAGCCTGAACGCCACCACCTACGCCGGACGCGTCCTGGTGATCGCCGGACCCGTGCTCGCCTACCTCATCACCTACCGGATCTGCCTCGGCCTGCAACGCTCCGACGCCGAACTCGTCGGACACGGTGTGCCCACCGGCGTGATCAGGCGCCTGCCCGGCGGCACGTTCACCGAAACGCACACACCGCTGGCCGAGGACATCGAGGCACACCTGCGCGCCAAGGAAGCCGTGCCGGTGCTCGGCGCCCACCACGCTTCCGGCATCCCGCCTGCACGCGTGCGCAGCCCTCTCGGCAGACTACGGGCCCTGATGTCCGCTGCGTACGGCGGGCAGAAGGTCGCCCTGGACGAGGAGCCCGACCGGTCCCTGACCCACTGA
- a CDS encoding RNA polymerase sigma-70 factor — protein MTDRTGIDSEDLGAASPGAGINRAHDFERLRPLLFSIAYRILGSVDDAEDAVQETWLRYVISETEPDSAQAYLSTVVTRVAIDVLRSARVKRETYIGEWFPEPLLEDPYDDPERSAELADSVSMTALLMLERLSPLERAVFVLRDVFAFEFAEVAAAVGRSEAACRQLAVRARRHMNEGRPRFEADRRERAELAERFFGAIREGDVAALRNVLAADVQAVGDGGGKAPVFPRVIAGAGNVARLFGSLVPALIGIGGTIEAREVNGQPGAIFRDRDGKVINTLSLDIYDGRIQTIRSVVNPDKLRHVGPVADVWRVDQDIRRARRATG, from the coding sequence ATGACCGACAGGACCGGTATCGACAGTGAGGATCTGGGGGCGGCCTCCCCTGGGGCGGGCATCAACCGGGCCCACGACTTCGAGCGCTTGCGGCCACTGCTGTTCTCGATCGCCTACCGGATCCTCGGGAGCGTGGACGACGCCGAGGACGCAGTCCAGGAGACCTGGCTGCGTTACGTGATCTCCGAGACGGAGCCTGACTCGGCCCAGGCGTATCTGTCGACGGTCGTCACCCGGGTCGCGATAGACGTGCTCCGCTCGGCCCGGGTGAAGCGGGAGACCTACATCGGGGAGTGGTTCCCTGAACCGCTGCTCGAGGATCCCTACGATGATCCGGAACGTTCGGCGGAACTGGCCGACTCGGTCTCGATGACGGCGCTCCTGATGCTCGAGCGGCTGAGCCCGCTCGAAAGAGCGGTATTCGTGCTCCGCGACGTGTTCGCCTTCGAGTTCGCGGAGGTCGCCGCCGCCGTGGGGCGATCGGAGGCGGCGTGTCGCCAGCTTGCGGTGCGAGCCCGTCGGCACATGAACGAGGGCCGTCCCCGGTTCGAGGCGGACCGGCGAGAGCGTGCGGAACTCGCCGAACGCTTCTTCGGCGCGATACGAGAAGGTGACGTCGCCGCGCTGCGGAACGTGCTCGCGGCCGACGTACAGGCGGTCGGTGACGGCGGCGGCAAGGCCCCGGTCTTCCCGCGCGTCATCGCCGGCGCCGGCAATGTCGCTCGGCTGTTCGGCTCCCTGGTTCCCGCGCTCATCGGGATCGGCGGCACGATCGAGGCTCGCGAGGTGAACGGACAGCCCGGGGCCATCTTCCGTGACCGAGACGGGAAGGTCATCAACACGTTGTCGCTCGACATCTACGACGGGCGCATCCAGACGATCCGGTCGGTGGTCAATCCGGACAAGCTCCGGCACGTGGGTCCGGTGGCGGATGTGTGGAGGGTCGACCAGGACATACGCAGGGCGCGCCGAGCCACCGGCTGA
- a CDS encoding NAD(P)/FAD-dependent oxidoreductase has translation MRTNVVVLGGGYAGVMAANRLRQRTDVAVTLINSRPVFVDRIRLHQLVGGSDDAVVDYADVLADGVRLVVDTAIRIEAAGRSVLLSSANTIGYDYLIYAVGSASADPGVPGAAEFAHPVAGLEEAQRLRSAVDAAPASAAITVVGGGPTGIETAAELAEGGRDVTLICGGVLGPYLHPNARRSVAKRLAKLGITVLQGAEAKAVAVTADAVELIDGRRLSSDVTIWTAGFAVPELARSSGLTTDASGRLLTDETLTSVDDGRIVGAGDAVSPSGRPLRMSGQAAFPLGAQAADTVLSRIAGSVPKPIDSGFAGQCLSLGRRAGVFQFAHRDDTAKSYYVSGRLGAALKEIACKAGFRHLTTEARTPGGYTWFTDGSRPARLSQHPRTEHRR, from the coding sequence ATGCGGACCAATGTGGTGGTGCTCGGTGGAGGATACGCCGGCGTCATGGCGGCGAACCGTCTCAGGCAGCGCACGGATGTGGCGGTGACGTTGATCAACTCGCGTCCCGTGTTCGTCGATCGCATCCGACTGCACCAGCTCGTGGGCGGTTCGGACGACGCAGTCGTCGACTACGCCGACGTTCTGGCCGACGGCGTACGTCTCGTCGTCGACACGGCGATCCGGATCGAAGCCGCCGGCCGCAGCGTGCTCCTGTCCTCCGCGAACACCATCGGGTACGACTATCTGATCTACGCGGTGGGCAGTGCCAGCGCCGACCCGGGGGTACCTGGGGCTGCCGAGTTCGCTCACCCTGTCGCGGGCCTGGAGGAGGCGCAGCGACTGCGGTCGGCCGTCGACGCCGCTCCGGCTTCGGCTGCGATCACTGTGGTCGGTGGTGGCCCGACCGGCATCGAGACGGCTGCCGAGCTCGCCGAGGGGGGACGGGACGTGACCCTGATCTGCGGCGGGGTCCTCGGCCCCTACCTCCACCCGAATGCTCGGCGCTCGGTCGCCAAACGGCTGGCCAAGCTGGGGATCACGGTGCTGCAGGGTGCCGAGGCCAAGGCGGTGGCGGTGACGGCCGATGCCGTCGAACTCATCGACGGCCGCCGGTTGTCCAGCGACGTGACCATCTGGACGGCAGGTTTCGCCGTTCCCGAACTGGCCCGTAGCAGCGGGCTCACCACGGACGCGTCGGGGCGGCTGCTGACCGACGAGACGCTCACCAGCGTCGACGACGGCCGTATCGTCGGCGCCGGTGACGCGGTGTCGCCCTCCGGCCGGCCCTTGCGGATGAGCGGCCAGGCCGCGTTCCCGCTGGGCGCACAGGCTGCCGACACAGTGCTCAGCCGGATCGCCGGGAGCGTCCCGAAGCCCATCGACTCCGGGTTCGCCGGCCAGTGCCTGAGCCTGGGGCGCCGGGCCGGCGTTTTCCAGTTCGCCCACCGGGACGACACCGCGAAGAGCTACTACGTCAGCGGCCGGCTGGGGGCGGCGCTGAAGGAGATCGCCTGCAAGGCCGGTTTCCGCCATCTCACGACCGAGGCTCGGACGCCCGGGGGATACACCTGGTTCACGGACGGCAGCCGCCCGGCCCGCCTTTCACAGCATCCTCGAACGGAGCACCGACGATGA